From the genome of Leptospiraceae bacterium, one region includes:
- a CDS encoding protein kinase translates to MNSEHLQIVKELLHSKISLQNHSYPEYYRIYNNKLKVSYLVKILDNSTQQYNLLLQLQKEYQYLQELSNCEYIVKPIELIIDNNSTYLIMEDPGGLLLNHYIPAKGLQANDAFHIIQQILNALKFFNKAEIIHKLINPYNILIQPSDASIRIFNFQLSAKVNKKKPADNIEKIYPEYIQYFPPEQTGKTNITIDFRSDYYSFGMCILKLLCGHTIFSTPIKDRFDIVTYILSCEINPYFFTNLGIENKYANILNKLLTKDKEDRYPNFVEIEKDLHTAFHKKSRTSVNIEIPNFSPDLSILTEKYYNFGTVSVTYTKAVRTVGKQNIPFLLYVNGSPSYGKSSFIEELRKSSSYIKNELFSMYCYEDRFEYKPFIGISKLLHSLFSTLQHISKSKYNELVENIKNLFHINHLDYSYYEAQLFFPKAKKKNNSYLGKIRDNKSIYIEGYIKILELLGNLEYIVICTLDNIHWGDKETAEIIQNILLKSNSKILFILSFNPDQVTKASDNPFLRLQNLIDRKHFRTIKLKPLNTSNVRELISKIIEIDQDSLSLLSKKIIQLTNGIPLYVLDLIKVLLKKEIIHLPKVTKKTTNADRQKWICDFSKIDSLNNEKDINFLLREKYNNIPNEHKNLLKIASCMDSEINLGIISRVAQKDILDCGVIFEDLMWEDIFIATNDNFEYIDTLKEIIEKEPGAKQYLENYTYQFINKDFKDNIYNNYIHSEDKPQLHFEIANQLNKLSKQNNKFYYYEIAHHYNHSKNTRLNNIKELNKIIQANINAANQSIKLNDFPKALPYLRIAYSLSPKNSFDKNKRKNYNLNKDFARILFYLGHYRETIEIINEIFKLKPPKSYHVEFISILLKCHLCIGETKKAVELLNSICDFQPLIPISELYKKYIPLQYHKKKQIKYNGIKSLNAKLNEGTNRDYCIFVFDNFFPLKKDFDNNIILNYANIILEFSKDHSHDVFFSLAYLGYLLLDKKEQKTNGIQLITEAYKYYQSHNITNLYKPLFFYSNYASFYSNSLIDTNNYISQTIKESVNNNEVLLASLSTANLAWNSFFIVENLTIYEKKLTELIQQLDFKGTKEVLISLKILLSFTAIMKGDNKKFVNYKFNQYTIFTYLFARGLLFFHKGRIRRALRYFQLIRTNYLNIIINDYILYELYFYEALCISKQAKKNKLPLNKQFDELLKILQDIKNVNKDLVEHKVLILQAEELCIQNKFWDAQMLYYQAINKAINHFYRWDHAICNELLTEIIIEGFKEEPFIYNLFLNRTKSLFIKLGISYYDNSNVPIDNITFNQDAENSDSDFNEYFIIFKQLYELFRTGKNENEISLNFLKLMQQVSHAERIVYFQQKSGATNSYIVVNDFNKDLSLSPNSIFTTYPNIPRSLINFTIKNKEILSDEMEFDIHQDSYVYKKSYACIPIVEDEIVTHIFLLENENISKLFISKKLKLLHNMGKVIAIYYAMLKQQKQKVIQEHNLYLVDQVKNIQYSLQNSGPIDGFSLSVFSEAIDKSFSGDFYNISIQNGKNYILLGDVTGHGMPANQVMLLILTNIITLINGNPDSNPSSILKKSNIFLSENLKKVTNMDYTFPVFLMAGTEKKGYSFSGSVGLFLHYKKKENQVEQIHTSDILFGFSAQSNDFIDKKCIVEQGDIILLATDGLIEAELEMTKEYIDIKIDEINEILTKNSNLDVESLNHILIQYFSKFGFIDDVTMILLKKE, encoded by the coding sequence ATGAATTCAGAACATCTACAGATAGTAAAGGAGTTACTTCATTCAAAGATATCTCTACAAAATCATTCTTATCCGGAATACTATCGTATTTATAACAATAAATTAAAAGTTAGTTATCTGGTTAAAATTTTAGATAATAGTACCCAACAATATAACCTTTTATTGCAACTTCAGAAGGAATATCAATACCTTCAAGAACTTTCTAATTGCGAATATATAGTTAAACCCATTGAACTTATTATTGATAACAATTCTACCTATCTTATAATGGAGGATCCGGGTGGTTTATTACTAAATCACTATATTCCGGCAAAAGGATTGCAAGCAAATGATGCTTTTCACATCATCCAACAGATCCTGAATGCTCTAAAGTTTTTTAACAAAGCGGAAATTATTCATAAGCTTATAAACCCCTATAATATCTTGATTCAGCCTTCTGATGCAAGTATAAGAATTTTCAATTTTCAACTTTCTGCTAAAGTCAATAAGAAGAAACCGGCAGATAATATTGAAAAAATATATCCCGAATATATTCAATACTTCCCTCCAGAACAAACAGGAAAAACTAATATTACTATTGACTTTCGAAGCGATTACTATTCGTTCGGAATGTGTATTTTAAAACTTTTATGCGGCCATACCATTTTTTCTACTCCGATCAAGGATAGATTTGATATTGTTACCTATATTTTATCCTGTGAGATTAATCCATATTTCTTCACAAATTTGGGTATTGAGAATAAATATGCAAATATTTTAAATAAACTGCTTACCAAAGATAAAGAAGATAGATATCCTAATTTTGTAGAAATAGAAAAAGACTTACATACTGCCTTTCACAAAAAAAGTAGAACTTCCGTTAATATAGAAATTCCTAATTTTTCTCCCGATCTAAGCATTCTTACTGAAAAATATTATAATTTCGGAACGGTATCAGTCACATACACCAAGGCAGTTCGTACCGTAGGCAAACAGAATATTCCTTTTTTACTATATGTAAATGGTTCACCCAGTTATGGCAAGTCTTCTTTTATAGAAGAATTACGAAAATCATCAAGTTATATAAAAAATGAATTATTTAGTATGTATTGCTATGAAGATAGGTTTGAATACAAACCATTTATAGGTATATCAAAATTACTGCATTCCTTATTTTCTACCCTTCAACATATATCTAAAAGCAAATACAATGAATTGGTAGAAAACATTAAAAACCTATTCCATATTAATCATTTAGATTATTCTTATTATGAAGCACAACTATTTTTTCCAAAAGCAAAAAAGAAAAACAACTCTTATCTGGGCAAAATACGAGATAATAAAAGCATTTATATAGAAGGATATATCAAAATATTAGAACTACTGGGCAATCTCGAATATATTGTTATTTGCACACTTGATAATATTCATTGGGGTGACAAAGAAACTGCTGAAATAATCCAAAATATCCTGCTCAAATCAAATAGTAAAATTCTATTTATCCTATCATTCAATCCGGATCAGGTAACAAAAGCAAGTGATAATCCTTTTTTACGTCTTCAAAACCTCATTGACAGGAAACATTTTCGTACGATAAAACTAAAGCCACTGAATACAAGTAATGTAAGAGAACTTATATCAAAAATTATTGAAATTGATCAGGATAGCCTTTCATTACTATCTAAAAAAATTATTCAACTAACCAATGGAATTCCTTTATATGTACTAGATTTAATCAAAGTTCTTTTAAAAAAAGAAATTATTCATCTACCCAAAGTAACAAAAAAAACTACTAATGCTGATAGACAAAAATGGATTTGTGACTTTAGCAAAATAGATTCTCTCAATAATGAAAAGGATATAAACTTTCTTTTAAGAGAAAAATATAACAATATTCCAAACGAACACAAGAATTTACTAAAAATTGCATCCTGCATGGACTCAGAAATTAACCTGGGAATTATAAGCCGAGTTGCGCAAAAAGATATTTTAGATTGTGGTGTTATATTCGAAGACCTTATGTGGGAAGATATATTCATAGCTACGAATGACAATTTCGAATATATTGATACTCTAAAAGAAATCATCGAAAAAGAACCCGGAGCCAAACAATACTTAGAAAATTATACTTATCAGTTTATTAACAAAGATTTCAAAGATAATATTTATAATAATTATATCCACTCCGAAGATAAGCCCCAGTTACATTTTGAAATTGCCAACCAGTTGAATAAGTTAAGCAAACAAAATAATAAATTTTATTATTATGAAATAGCCCATCATTATAATCATAGTAAAAACACAAGATTGAATAACATAAAAGAATTGAATAAAATTATACAGGCGAACATAAATGCAGCGAATCAATCCATCAAGTTAAATGATTTCCCCAAAGCACTTCCCTACCTTCGCATTGCTTATTCATTATCTCCAAAAAATTCTTTTGATAAAAACAAAAGAAAAAACTATAACCTGAATAAAGATTTTGCCAGAATATTATTCTATCTGGGTCATTATAGGGAAACCATTGAAATTATTAATGAAATCTTCAAGTTAAAGCCTCCCAAATCATACCATGTAGAATTTATTTCTATCTTACTAAAATGTCATCTTTGTATTGGGGAAACAAAGAAAGCCGTTGAACTATTAAATTCCATCTGTGATTTCCAACCGCTCATTCCGATCTCTGAATTATATAAAAAATACATTCCATTACAATACCATAAAAAAAAGCAAATTAAATACAATGGTATCAAATCACTAAATGCAAAATTAAATGAAGGCACAAATAGAGACTATTGTATTTTTGTATTCGATAACTTCTTTCCTCTAAAAAAGGATTTTGATAATAATATAATACTAAATTATGCAAATATAATACTTGAGTTTTCAAAAGATCATAGCCATGATGTTTTTTTTTCATTGGCATATCTCGGCTATTTACTCTTAGACAAGAAAGAACAAAAAACAAATGGTATTCAATTAATAACAGAAGCTTACAAATACTATCAGAGCCATAATATAACAAACCTTTACAAACCCCTTTTCTTCTATTCAAACTATGCTTCGTTTTATTCAAATTCCTTAATAGATACAAATAACTATATATCTCAAACAATAAAAGAGTCTGTTAACAATAATGAAGTTTTATTAGCATCACTAAGTACAGCCAATCTGGCATGGAATTCTTTTTTCATAGTGGAAAATCTTACTATTTATGAAAAAAAACTTACTGAACTCATACAACAGTTAGATTTCAAAGGTACCAAGGAAGTTCTGATTTCTTTAAAAATCCTACTTTCCTTCACAGCAATCATGAAAGGTGATAATAAAAAATTTGTAAATTACAAATTTAACCAATATACTATCTTTACCTATCTATTTGCTCGCGGTCTTTTATTTTTCCACAAGGGCAGAATAAGACGTGCTTTACGATATTTCCAACTCATCAGAACAAACTACCTAAATATAATTATCAATGATTATATTCTATACGAACTTTATTTTTATGAAGCTCTTTGCATAAGTAAACAAGCCAAAAAAAATAAACTACCACTAAATAAACAGTTTGATGAGTTGTTAAAAATTTTACAAGATATAAAAAATGTAAATAAAGATTTAGTGGAACATAAAGTATTGATATTGCAAGCCGAAGAGCTCTGTATCCAAAATAAATTTTGGGACGCTCAAATGTTATATTACCAGGCAATCAACAAGGCAATAAATCATTTTTATCGTTGGGATCATGCAATCTGTAATGAACTACTAACAGAAATCATTATAGAAGGATTTAAAGAAGAACCCTTTATTTACAATTTATTTCTAAATAGAACAAAAAGTTTATTCATTAAGTTAGGAATTTCTTATTATGATAATTCTAATGTTCCAATAGATAACATCACTTTCAACCAGGATGCTGAAAACTCGGACAGTGATTTCAATGAATACTTCATAATCTTCAAGCAACTCTATGAACTTTTCAGAACAGGCAAGAATGAAAACGAAATAAGTCTCAACTTTTTAAAACTCATGCAACAAGTTTCTCATGCAGAAAGAATTGTATACTTCCAGCAGAAATCCGGAGCTACAAATAGTTATATTGTTGTAAATGATTTTAATAAAGACCTATCTTTAAGTCCTAATAGTATCTTCACTACTTATCCAAACATACCACGTAGTTTAATTAATTTCACCATAAAGAATAAAGAAATCTTATCTGATGAAATGGAGTTCGACATTCATCAAGATTCTTATGTATATAAAAAATCTTACGCTTGCATTCCTATTGTCGAAGATGAAATAGTTACACATATTTTTCTGCTGGAAAATGAAAACATATCCAAACTATTTATTTCTAAAAAACTAAAACTGCTTCATAATATGGGAAAGGTAATTGCCATATATTACGCAATGCTTAAACAACAAAAACAAAAAGTAATACAGGAACATAATCTTTATCTGGTTGATCAGGTAAAAAATATACAATACTCACTTCAAAACTCCGGACCTATAGATGGATTCTCCTTATCGGTTTTTAGTGAAGCTATAGACAAGAGTTTTTCCGGAGATTTTTACAACATAAGCATACAAAATGGAAAGAATTATATTCTGTTAGGAGATGTTACCGGTCATGGAATGCCGGCGAATCAGGTTATGCTATTGATCCTTACAAATATAATTACCCTTATAAATGGGAACCCCGATTCGAATCCGTCCAGTATATTAAAAAAATCAAATATATTCCTTTCCGAAAATTTAAAAAAAGTTACGAATATGGATTATACATTCCCGGTATTTTTGATGGCCGGTACAGAAAAAAAGGGATACAGTTTTTCCGGTTCTGTCGGTTTATTTCTTCACTATAAAAAGAAAGAGAATCAGGTAGAACAAATACATACAAGTGATATTCTTTTTGGTTTTTCTGCCCAATCGAATGATTTTATTGATAAAAAATGCATTGTCGAGCAGGGTGATATCATCCTTTTAGCAACTGATGGTTTAATAGAAGCAGAGTTAGAAATGACCAAAGAATACATTGATATAAAAATAGATGAGATTAATGAAATTCTTACAAAAAACTCCAATCTGGATGTTGAAAGTTTGAATCACATTCTTATTCAATATTTTTCTAAATTTGGTTTTATTGATGATGTCACCATGATCTTATTAAAAAAAGAGTAA
- the genX gene encoding EF-P lysine aminoacylase GenX, whose translation MNELPIQTLIFRSKFIQTIRSFFLSRNFVELDTPILNPVPGMEPYLDPFEVYSPDKREKGYLFTSPEYSLKQSLSMGLERIFEFSHSFRSGERGLVHTSEFIMLEFYIKGINEQELILFCEELLGFLDETLNLNKLERHNITKKTMEQLFTEILDIGLSREELLRFIRNEKVLLQNPEEAMYEDLFFIIFLNYIEPKLPEGPLFVYDYPPELSALARIEEGKAKRFEIYWKGIELGNGFYELTDYEEQKRRFENERKLRQSLGKEAFPDNVDFMKSLKRGLPECSGIAIGLDRLLMLFLGLDSLQFVSPYYQSGRNE comes from the coding sequence ATGAATGAATTACCTATTCAGACTCTAATTTTTCGATCAAAATTTATACAAACAATTCGAAGTTTCTTTTTATCCAGAAACTTTGTAGAACTCGATACCCCCATTCTCAACCCTGTGCCGGGAATGGAACCTTACCTGGATCCTTTTGAGGTGTATTCACCTGATAAAAGGGAGAAGGGATATTTGTTTACTTCACCGGAATATTCCCTGAAACAGTCCCTTTCCATGGGGCTTGAAAGAATTTTTGAATTTTCCCATTCCTTTCGCTCTGGTGAAAGGGGTTTAGTTCATACCTCGGAGTTCATTATGTTAGAATTCTATATTAAGGGGATAAATGAGCAAGAACTAATTTTATTTTGTGAAGAACTGCTTGGTTTTTTAGATGAAACCTTGAACTTGAACAAGTTGGAAAGGCATAACATAACAAAAAAAACAATGGAACAATTATTTACAGAAATCCTGGATATCGGGCTTTCGAGGGAAGAATTGCTTCGTTTTATACGGAATGAAAAAGTCCTTTTGCAAAATCCGGAAGAGGCTATGTATGAGGATCTGTTTTTTATTATTTTTTTAAATTATATTGAACCGAAATTGCCTGAAGGTCCGTTGTTTGTTTATGATTACCCGCCTGAACTTTCAGCACTCGCCCGAATCGAAGAGGGAAAGGCGAAGCGATTTGAAATCTACTGGAAGGGTATTGAACTGGGGAATGGATTTTATGAACTTACCGACTATGAGGAACAAAAAAGGCGTTTTGAGAATGAGCGTAAACTAAGGCAGAGTCTGGGAAAGGAAGCTTTTCCTGATAATGTGGATTTCATGAAAAGTTTAAAAAGGGGCTTACCGGAATGTTCGGGGATTGCCATCGGTCTGGATAGGTTATTAATGCTTTTTTTGGGACTTGACAGCTTGCAATTTGTAAGTCCTTACTATCAAAGCGGGAGGAATGAATGA